Proteins from one Kineococcus mangrovi genomic window:
- a CDS encoding NUDIX hydrolase, translated as MVTPAREPRRRLPTVQETSSGGLVVDLSTGVPRAAVICRLNRAGRPEWCLPKGHLEGEETLEQAAVREIEEETGIRGEVVETLGSIDYWFSADGRRIHKVVHLFLLRAVGGSLTVDNDPDAEAIEVEWIPFSDLDERLAFPNERRAATAATLRLGELA; from the coding sequence ATGGTCACGCCTGCCCGGGAGCCGCGTCGGCGGCTGCCCACCGTGCAGGAGACCTCCTCCGGTGGGCTCGTCGTCGACCTCTCCACCGGCGTCCCGCGCGCCGCCGTCATCTGCCGCCTCAACCGCGCCGGCCGCCCCGAGTGGTGCCTGCCCAAGGGCCACCTCGAGGGCGAGGAGACGCTGGAGCAGGCCGCGGTCCGCGAGATCGAGGAGGAGACCGGCATCCGCGGCGAGGTCGTGGAGACGCTCGGCAGCATCGACTACTGGTTCTCCGCCGACGGCCGCCGCATCCACAAGGTCGTGCACCTCTTCCTGCTGCGCGCGGTCGGCGGCTCGCTGACGGTGGACAACGACCCGGACGCCGAGGCGATCGAGGTCGAGTGGATCCCGTTCTCCGACCTCGACGAACGCCTCGCCTTCCCCAACGAGCGACGGGCGGCGACGGCGGCGACCCTGCGGCTGGGCGAACTGGCGTGA